A genomic stretch from Psilocybe cubensis strain MGC-MH-2018 chromosome 1, whole genome shotgun sequence includes:
- a CDS encoding RNA-binding component of cleavage and polyadenylation factor, with protein sequence MTTANPLAGPSALRDVINPQFHQNNFPAETYIKTELGLKLDKDDQICRLALTPAGCPLGPLHCPLRHTTPSVQNFQPPRQLPSHPRERERLSTVCKHWLRGLCKKGDACEFLHEYNLRRMPECWWFAKYGYCSAGDECLYAHPKERRVECPDYSRGFCKLGPTCPRKHIRKVACQSYLTGFCPLGPECPRGHPKPNMPPAKAYEPPSPPSAKDLGPPPPGYGRYADFDRGGGGINSGPGSANIVNGPPRRNLDEVLCFKDIMLTIAEIAMFRATVEAAKD encoded by the exons ATGACAACCGCCAATCCATTAGCTGGTCCATCAGCTCTTCGTGATGTTATAAACCCCCAGTTCCATCAGAACAATTTCCCTGCAGAGACGTATATAAAGACAGAACTAGGTTTGAAACTAGACAAAG ACGATCAAATATGTAGATTGGCTTTAACCCCTGCTGGTTGTCCACTTGGGCCTCTTCATTGCCCTTTGCGTCATACGACACCTTCTGTTCAAAATTTCCAGCCGCCGAGACAGTTGCCTTCGCATCCACGGGAAAGAGAGCGACTGTCGACTGTGTGCAAGCATTGGTTGAGAGGTCTTTGCAAAAAGGGAGATGCCTGCGAATTTTTGCATGAATACAACTTGCGAAGAATGCCTGAATGTTGGTGGTTCGCAAAATATGGTTACTGTTCCGCTGGCGACGAGTGCTTATACGCGCATCCCAAGGAGCGACGAGTAGAATGTCCTGATTATAGCCGTGGGTTCTGCAAGTTAG GGCCGACATGTCCTCGAAAACACATTAGAAAAGTAGCATGTCAGTCGTATTTAACGGGATTTTGTCCTCTAGGACCAGAATGCCCAAGAGGCCA TCCAAAGCCGAACATGCCACCAGCGAAAGCCTATGAACCTCCTTCACCTCCATCTGCAAAAGATCTAGGTCCCCCTCCACCAGGATATGGACGTTATGCTGACTTTGACCGAGGTGGCGGCGGCATCAATTCAGGTCCTGGATCTGCCAATATCGTCAATGGTCCTCCCAGACGGAACCTGGATGAAGTATTATGTTTCAAG GACATTATGCTAACCATTGCCGAAATCGCAATGTTCCGGGCAACCGTGGAGGCAGCGAAAGATTAA